The Fructilactobacillus myrtifloralis genome segment TTCAGGGCCAACGTCTCAAAGCAATCCCTGGGACGCCAGCCAACTTGATTAAGCCGCCCAAGGGTGATGCATTTGCGCCCCGTAATCCCTACGCCTTAAAAATTGATGAACGGTTACAACCGCCCTTCTTCAAAGTGACCGATACCCACTATGCCGCCACTTGGTTGTTAGATCCGCGGGCGCCCAAGGTGACGCCCCCGGCTTCCATCCAAAAACGGTTTGCAAAATACCAACAACTGCGAGGTGAACAAGATGCCTAAGTCCGAACAAAAACCAATCGTAAAGGTCCGCCACTTAAAGCAGTACTTTAACGAAGGCAAAAAAGATGAAGTCAAAGCGGTTGACGACGTTTCTTTCGACATCTACCAGGGCGAAACGTTGGGACTCGTTGGAGAATCCGGTTCTGGAAAAACCACTACCGGCCGGAGTATCATCCGCCTCTACAACCCGACCAGCGGGGACGTTTACTTCCACGATGAAAACATCGCGAAGTTAAAACACCGCCACCTAAAGGATTTTCGCAAGCAAATGCAAATGATCTTTCAGGATCCGTATGCCTCGCTCGATCCACGGATGAAAGTCAAAGACATCATTGCCGAGGGAATTGACATTCACCACCTGGCCAAGAACCACGAGGACCGGGACCATCAGGTGGCAGCGCTCTTAAAGAAGGTTAATTTAAACCCGGAATTTGCCAACCGGTACCCCCACGAATTCTCTGGAGGTCAACGGCAACGAATCGGGATTGCCCGGGCTCTCGCCGTTCAACCAGACTTCATCATCGCCGACGAACCGATTTCCGCGCTGGACGTTTCGATTCAAGCGCAGGTGGTGAACCTGTTGCAAGACATCCAAGAAGAACAGGGGCTCACCTACCTGTTCATCGCCCACGATTTGTCAATGGTGAAGTACATTAGCGACCGGATTGCCGTGCTCTACAAGGGGAAAATCGTCGAAATGGCGGATACCGAAGAGGTGTATAACCACCCCTTACATCCATACACCCAGAGCTTACTTTCGGCGGTACCTGTGCCCGATCCAGAAGAAGAAAAGCACCATCACATCATCGAATTTGACCACTCGCATCCCTTTAAAGCGGGAGAACAACTCCGCGAGGTCAAACCGGGGCACTTCCTCTACTGTGATGAAGCGACCGCCAAACAATATCAATAAGTAAAAAACCACTCAGCTGAGTGGTTTTTTTAGTTCCTGCTCCTAACGGGTCCCGCTGAGGCCCTGGTGAAAGTGGTATAATAATAAAAAACTGATTTTAACCAAAGGAGCATCCGCCCTCGTGAAAATTAGGCAACTACGGCAACAAAATGCCGACTTACAACAACAGCTCACGCCTGCGAACCAGCGCTACTACCAGTCCTTGTTGCTCTACGTCCGCTTTTTCAGTTTCTTTATTCACGAAACTGAAATTGAATCGCAACTCCTGGCGATTCTATACCACATCCTCGATGGACAAGCGCAGGGCCAGTCGGCCGCAAAAACCCTGGGCATGAATCCCAAGGCGCTCGCCTACCAAATTACCCAAGCGCAAAAGATCAGTACCAAATCGTTGTGGAACTTACTGGGCGTGCTGACCGTGGTCGTCATCATCGCCATCTGCGTTCCCGTTCTGCTGATTCCCAACCTACAACTGAACCTAGGGAGTTTTGCCCTTGCCATCGCCTACCTCTGGCTGTTTGGCTGGGTTGTCACCCGCCCCAGGATGCTAAAGTTCTTCCTGCGGTTACCCACGTGGGGCACCATTATTCTCACCGTGGTCCTGTGGGTGCTGTTCTTTTATCCCCTGCTCTTATTACCGATCATTAGTAAAACGACCGCTGCTCCCATCGGAGCGTCCCGGCTTGTCCGCTTTCTGGTTCTCGCCCTCATTATCGTGATCGGGCTGGGAATCTACCTGTACCGGACCCATACCAAAGCGTCTCAATAACTAAAAAAGCCGAACTCGAGCGAGTTCGGCTTTTTTTAACGAATTAATTGTGATTGCTGGTTAAAGAAACTTTGATACCCGAGGTAACACCCGATGATGGAACTGATTGAAGTAATCCCCAGCAACATGAAAGTCACCATAATCTGGTACTTAATTGCCAGCACCGGGTCTGCTCCGGCAAAGATCATTCCAGACATCATCCCAGGGAGGGCCACCAGCCCAACCGTTTTGGCACTATCAATGGTGGGTTGTAACCCGGTCTTAATTGCATCCCGAATGATCCCCTTGCTGGCGACCATCGGGGTTGCTCCAAGTGCTAACATTTCTTGCACCTGGGACCGCCGATCTTTAAACATCGAATTCATGGTCCGGAAACAGAGCCCCATTGAGACCATTGAATTACTAACGATCATCCCCGAAACTGGAATGATTTGCGACGGGATAAACTTCAAGGCCCCATCGAGAACCAGGACCAATAAAATCACGAGCGTACTCGTGGCAATGGCCGTTAACGAAATCCAGAAGGCGTTCCGTAATCCGCCACTGCGCCCCTTCGCGTTGTAAGCCCCGTTGAAAATGATAATCAAAATCAAGATCAGCGTTAACAACCAGTTATTAACTTGGAAGACATACTTTAGGACGTATCCCACTACAAACAACTGGATCACACACCGAATCGTCGCAACGATGAGGTCCTTGGTAATGCCTAGGTGTTCCCGGTATCCAATCCACATGGCAAAGACCACGAAGACCCCCGTGAGCGCCAGGGCCGTATTGGAAACAATTAAATTACTCATGTTTAGCTACCTCCTGCATTTGCCCCGCTTTGAGTTCGTATAGGTGTTCGGCGGCGTTAATCTCCGCGTCATCGTGCGTGATCATAATCACCGTCATCTGGTACTTGTGGTTAAAGTAATCCAGCATCTTATGCACACTCTGCTTACTATCATTGTCCAGTCCGGTGGTCACCTCGTCGGTAATTAACACCTTGGGTGGGAACAGCACGTTCCGTAACAAAGCAATCCGTTGCTTTTCTCCTCCCGAGAGACTCGTCACCTGCCGGTCTAAATCGGCAGCACCAAGATCCACCGTCTGCAAGGCTTGAATGACGTGTTGCTCATCAAACGGTTGCTTGCGAATTTGGTAGGGAAACTCTAGGTTTTCGCGCACCGTATCCCCAAACAAGGTCGGTTGTTGGACGGCGTAGGAAACTGCGCGCCGGTACGTAATCGGATCCAGTTGGTCTAACGGCTGGTCCTCAAAGGTAATCGTCCCACTGGTGGGGTTTAACAGGTATGCCAACAGCTTTACAAACGTCGACTTCCCGCTCCCGGATGGTCCGGTAATTGTCACCACCGCACCGGGATCGATTGACCAATTAATATCTTGAATAATCTGGCGGTCATCCACCGTATAACACAAATGATGGGTTTCTAACTGATGCATGGCGTTCTCCTCTTTTCTTAAATCTTTTGTTATTATACGCTGATTTACCGTGCACTCCAACCAAAAACCCGGGCGCGCTAACTCCTGAGGGAACGGCCCAGAAATGATATAATTAAACAGATTCGTTACAAAGGAGAAAAAATGAAAAAACAACGCAAGCAAGTTTCACATCACACTGGAGACGTCCAGGTCCAATTACACCAGCATGTGACCGTCACAATCAAACGCCTGGGGATTAACGGGGAAGGAGTCGGCTACTACCGGCGGAAGTTGATTTTTATTCCGGGGGCCCTGCCCACCGAAGTCGTTCAGGCCGAAATTAGCGAAATTAAACCGCGCTACCTGCGCGGAACCATCCGCCAAATTGACAAACGCAGTCAGTTTCGGACCGAACCCCGCGATGCTTACGCAACCACGGTCGGCGGTTTAGAACTGGAGGTCCTTGACTATCCCCAACAGCTAAAATTTAAGCGCGATTTGGTCAAACAGGCCCTCAGTCGCTACCATCCCCGCGGCTTCGCCAAGTATGACGTTCGCCCGGTCATTGGCATGCAGCATCCCTATGAGTACCGTAACAAGGCGCAGTTCCAAGTTCGAACGGCGCAAGATGGTCACGTAATCGCCGGGCTCTACCGGGAGGGAACCCATGACGTCGTGGACATGGAAACCTGTGCCGTTCAAGACCCGGTGACGATGAAGGTCATGCGGGCCGTGGTTGCCATGGTGGAGGAGCTCCAGATTCCCACCTACGACGAGGCAACCAACACCGGAATTTTAAAGACGATTGTGGTCCGGGCCGCACATAATACCGACCAGGTCCAGCTAGTCTTCATCACCCACGCCAATAAACTCCTCAAACAACGCCAGTTAATCTGGCGGATTGCAGAAGAACTACCGGAAGTGACCTCCATCATGCACAACGTCAATCCGGGAACTTCACCGCTGATCTGGGGCGATAAGACCAACCGGCTAGCGGGGACTGAGACCATTACCGAAAAAATTAACGGTCTCGACTTCCGGCTTTCCGCCCGGGCCTTTCTCCAGTTAAACTCCATCATGACGCCCAAGCTCTACGACTTGGCGAGCCAGGCGCTCGCACTAGCACCTACCGATCGCCTTGTGGATGCCTACGCGGGGGTCGGTACGATTGGGCTCACCCTAGCCAAGCAAGTCGCTGAAGTGCGGGGAATGGAAACCATTCCCGAGGCGGTGAGCGATGCCCGCCAAAATGCCAGTCTCAATCACATTGACAATGCTGAGTACTTTACCGGGAAA includes the following:
- a CDS encoding ABC transporter permease is translated as MSNLIVSNTALALTGVFVVFAMWIGYREHLGITKDLIVATIRCVIQLFVVGYVLKYVFQVNNWLLTLILILIIIFNGAYNAKGRSGGLRNAFWISLTAIATSTLVILLVLVLDGALKFIPSQIIPVSGMIVSNSMVSMGLCFRTMNSMFKDRRSQVQEMLALGATPMVASKGIIRDAIKTGLQPTIDSAKTVGLVALPGMMSGMIFAGADPVLAIKYQIMVTFMLLGITSISSIIGCYLGYQSFFNQQSQLIR
- a CDS encoding ABC transporter ATP-binding protein codes for the protein MPKSEQKPIVKVRHLKQYFNEGKKDEVKAVDDVSFDIYQGETLGLVGESGSGKTTTGRSIIRLYNPTSGDVYFHDENIAKLKHRHLKDFRKQMQMIFQDPYASLDPRMKVKDIIAEGIDIHHLAKNHEDRDHQVAALLKKVNLNPEFANRYPHEFSGGQRQRIGIARALAVQPDFIIADEPISALDVSIQAQVVNLLQDIQEEQGLTYLFIAHDLSMVKYISDRIAVLYKGKIVEMADTEEVYNHPLHPYTQSLLSAVPVPDPEEEKHHHIIEFDHSHPFKAGEQLREVKPGHFLYCDEATAKQYQ
- the rlmD gene encoding 23S rRNA (uracil(1939)-C(5))-methyltransferase RlmD, producing MKKQRKQVSHHTGDVQVQLHQHVTVTIKRLGINGEGVGYYRRKLIFIPGALPTEVVQAEISEIKPRYLRGTIRQIDKRSQFRTEPRDAYATTVGGLELEVLDYPQQLKFKRDLVKQALSRYHPRGFAKYDVRPVIGMQHPYEYRNKAQFQVRTAQDGHVIAGLYREGTHDVVDMETCAVQDPVTMKVMRAVVAMVEELQIPTYDEATNTGILKTIVVRAAHNTDQVQLVFITHANKLLKQRQLIWRIAEELPEVTSIMHNVNPGTSPLIWGDKTNRLAGTETITEKINGLDFRLSARAFLQLNSIMTPKLYDLASQALALAPTDRLVDAYAGVGTIGLTLAKQVAEVRGMETIPEAVSDARQNASLNHIDNAEYFTGKAEDLLPEWEAAGWQPDALVVDPPRVGLDQRLIATILKTRPRKFVYVSCNQSTLAQDLVELSKAYNVDYLQPVDMLPQTPHIEIVVKLTRKD
- a CDS encoding ABC transporter ATP-binding protein produces the protein MHQLETHHLCYTVDDRQIIQDINWSIDPGAVVTITGPSGSGKSTFVKLLAYLLNPTSGTITFEDQPLDQLDPITYRRAVSYAVQQPTLFGDTVRENLEFPYQIRKQPFDEQHVIQALQTVDLGAADLDRQVTSLSGGEKQRIALLRNVLFPPKVLITDEVTTGLDNDSKQSVHKMLDYFNHKYQMTVIMITHDDAEINAAEHLYELKAGQMQEVAKHE